In Gimesia benthica, a single window of DNA contains:
- a CDS encoding DUF4345 family protein, translated as MIRVWLALVGGLYLMLAAWCAITPASTSQSVGFTLEGGSGQSEFLVVYGGLELALGLIFLWPLWQAGVTRYALTVCVIVHGCLVLFRCASFFLFEGIGATTYSLATGEWLIFLISLGFCLTTRKSVFTSAE; from the coding sequence ATGATTCGAGTCTGGCTGGCCCTGGTAGGTGGGCTGTATCTGATGCTTGCAGCCTGGTGTGCGATCACCCCTGCATCCACATCCCAGTCGGTGGGCTTTACGCTGGAGGGAGGCTCCGGGCAGTCGGAATTCCTGGTGGTGTATGGCGGTCTGGAACTGGCTTTAGGTCTGATCTTTCTCTGGCCCCTCTGGCAGGCCGGAGTGACGCGGTATGCGTTGACGGTCTGTGTGATCGTGCATGGTTGCCTGGTCTTATTTCGTTGTGCCAGTTTTTTCCTGTTCGAGGGAATCGGCGCGACGACGTACTCACTGGCGACCGGTGAATGGCTGATTTTTCTGATCAGTCTGGGCTTCTGTCTGACAACACGAAAATCAGTTTTTACTTCTGCAGAGTGA
- a CDS encoding ArsR/SmtB family transcription factor, which translates to MKEKTRQQYEARAKIAKAMAHPSRLLMLDLLQTQELCVGDLTEQVRADQSTVSKHLAILKEVGLVAARKEGALNYYRVTCGCLDGFFSCMETVLLSDLEARKQSLE; encoded by the coding sequence ATGAAAGAAAAAACACGCCAACAATATGAAGCCCGGGCCAAAATCGCCAAGGCGATGGCTCATCCCAGTCGGCTGCTGATGCTGGATCTGCTCCAGACTCAGGAGTTGTGCGTGGGAGATCTGACCGAACAGGTGAGAGCAGATCAGTCTACGGTTTCCAAGCATCTGGCAATTTTGAAAGAAGTAGGGCTGGTCGCAGCCCGCAAAGAAGGGGCGCTCAATTATTATCGAGTGACCTGCGGCTGTCTGGATGGATTCTTTTCCTGCATGGAAACGGTGCTACTGTCTGACCTGGAAGCCCGGAAACAGTCACTCGAGTAA
- a CDS encoding TspO/MBR family protein — protein sequence MTWMEWYNTLSKPDWTPSPGTISLIWQILYPIILISFGYVFYQTARRRYPAATAVPFAINLIANLSFTPLFFGLRNVPLATLDILVVWSTILWIIYRIWPRSRWVALAQIPYLIWVSIATTIQVSIFWMN from the coding sequence ATGACCTGGATGGAATGGTACAACACGCTCTCCAAACCGGACTGGACGCCGTCCCCGGGAACCATCAGCCTGATCTGGCAGATTCTGTATCCGATCATCCTGATTTCCTTCGGGTACGTCTTTTACCAGACAGCACGGCGTCGCTATCCTGCAGCGACAGCAGTTCCGTTCGCGATTAATCTCATTGCCAATCTGAGCTTCACGCCTCTGTTTTTCGGTTTGAGAAATGTTCCGCTGGCCACACTGGATATTCTGGTCGTCTGGTCTACAATCCTCTGGATAATCTACAGGATCTGGCCTCGCTCCCGATGGGTCGCGTTGGCTCAGATCCCATATCTGATCTGGGTTTCCATCGCCACGACGATCCAGGTCAGTATTTTCTGGATGAATTGA
- a CDS encoding ArsR/SmtB family transcription factor, which translates to MSKDRLQSDLCAEKLKALGEPIRLRIIDLLRDGERTVSQIAEALEEEVVNISHHLGILYHARLVTKRKEGRFVVYNLHPEVAAVSKAGKQHLDFGCCRLEVPDA; encoded by the coding sequence ATGTCTAAAGATCGGCTCCAATCCGACTTGTGTGCTGAAAAACTGAAAGCATTGGGAGAGCCAATTCGGCTCCGCATCATTGACCTGCTTCGTGATGGCGAACGGACGGTCAGTCAGATCGCCGAAGCACTCGAAGAAGAAGTGGTCAATATTTCGCATCACCTGGGGATTCTGTATCACGCCCGACTGGTCACGAAACGCAAAGAGGGACGGTTCGTCGTCTACAATCTGCATCCTGAAGTTGCCGCCGTCAGCAAAGCGGGCAAACAGCATCTCGACTTTGGCTGCTGTCGCCTCGAAGTCCCTGACGCCTGA
- a CDS encoding DUF488 domain-containing protein, giving the protein MTGRIQIKRVYDKAQTADGLRVLVDRLWPRGVAKEKAAIDVWAKELARSNELRKWFHSHSDQYHEFTVRYRVELEERLPELQERIAELSQPRLTLVTSVKEPERSHVPVLQRFLLAQFSD; this is encoded by the coding sequence ATGACCGGCAGGATCCAGATCAAGCGGGTTTACGATAAAGCCCAAACCGCGGATGGCTTGCGGGTGCTTGTTGACCGTCTCTGGCCCCGTGGTGTAGCCAAAGAGAAAGCCGCCATTGATGTCTGGGCGAAAGAGCTGGCTCGCTCCAACGAATTACGGAAATGGTTTCACAGTCATTCCGATCAATATCATGAGTTTACAGTACGCTATCGGGTGGAACTGGAGGAGCGTCTGCCTGAACTACAGGAGCGGATCGCCGAACTCTCACAACCCCGGTTGACGCTGGTGACTTCCGTGAAAGAACCGGAACGCAGTCATGTGCCCGTGCTTCAAAGATTTCTCCTGGCTCAGTTTTCTGATTGA
- the arsB gene encoding ACR3 family arsenite efflux transporter: MSADANSAGVTSSQGISFFERYLSVWVALCIVAGIVLGKLAPGIALKLDSMAIYVNEAPVVSIPIAVCLFFMMYPIMVKIDFAEVLKAGKAVRPVGLTLFINWAIKPFSMYAIASFFLGTLFYQFIGPDAVDYVKMPFGLDLDVGAVYGAGKVVLVDGVKMLEVPLWRSYLAGCILLGIAPCTAMVLVWGFLAKGNDGHTLVMVAINSLTMLLLFGVLGGFLLGVGKLPVPWQALLLSIGVYVAFPLVAGFFSRKWLMATKGEVWFKEKFLHTLTPVTITALLVTLILLFSFKGETILSNPLTILWIAIPLLIQTIVIFALGYFLSKVLGLTYENAAPTAMIGASNHFEVAIATATMLYGLSSGAALATVVGVLIEVPLMLTLVRFCLKTQDWFPHQTCAVNSEADSSQTAE, translated from the coding sequence ATGTCTGCAGATGCCAACAGCGCAGGAGTTACTTCCAGTCAGGGGATCAGCTTCTTTGAACGCTATCTATCCGTCTGGGTCGCGCTCTGTATTGTGGCCGGGATTGTACTGGGAAAACTGGCTCCCGGGATTGCCCTCAAACTGGACAGCATGGCGATTTATGTCAACGAAGCTCCCGTGGTGTCGATTCCCATTGCGGTCTGCCTGTTCTTCATGATGTATCCGATCATGGTCAAAATCGATTTTGCCGAAGTTCTGAAAGCCGGCAAAGCGGTGCGTCCGGTTGGCCTGACCCTGTTTATCAACTGGGCGATTAAACCCTTTTCGATGTATGCGATTGCCAGTTTTTTCCTGGGAACACTGTTTTACCAGTTCATTGGTCCCGACGCGGTGGACTATGTTAAAATGCCGTTCGGACTCGATCTCGATGTGGGAGCCGTCTACGGTGCCGGTAAAGTCGTGCTGGTAGATGGGGTGAAAATGCTGGAAGTGCCTCTCTGGCGCAGCTATCTGGCAGGCTGCATTCTGTTGGGGATCGCCCCCTGTACTGCCATGGTACTGGTCTGGGGTTTTCTGGCGAAAGGCAACGATGGGCATACGCTGGTCATGGTGGCGATCAATTCGCTGACGATGCTGTTGTTATTCGGTGTTCTGGGCGGCTTTCTGCTGGGGGTGGGAAAACTACCTGTTCCCTGGCAGGCATTGTTGCTTTCCATTGGAGTTTATGTCGCATTCCCTCTGGTTGCCGGGTTCTTCTCTCGAAAATGGTTAATGGCCACGAAAGGGGAAGTCTGGTTCAAGGAAAAGTTTCTGCATACGCTCACACCAGTCACAATTACGGCTCTGCTGGTCACTCTGATCCTGCTGTTCTCTTTCAAAGGAGAAACAATTCTCAGTAATCCCCTGACGATTCTCTGGATTGCGATCCCGCTGTTGATCCAGACGATTGTGATTTTTGCCTTGGGATACTTTTTGTCAAAAGTGCTGGGGCTTACCTATGAAAACGCAGCACCGACTGCGATGATCGGCGCTTCCAATCACTTTGAAGTGGCGATTGCGACGGCCACGATGCTCTACGGACTTTCTTCGGGGGCAGCGCTGGCAACCGTGGTGGGCGTGTTAATTGAAGTGCCGCTCATGCTCACGCTGGTCAGGTTCTGTCTTAAAACGCAGGACTGGTTTCCACATCAGACGTGTGCGGTGAATTCTGAAGCCGACAGCAGTCAAACCGCTGAATGA
- the uvsE gene encoding UV DNA damage repair endonuclease UvsE, which translates to MSKTKSQSSIKLGLCCQFLEEPIKFRNTTVKSNSQMERTAALEKLARLCRENAEALQSSLEYCAEHNIGCFRINSQILPLKTHPECGYDMQDLPEGKAIVKLFKQCGQYAREHHIRTCLHPDQFVVLNSPRVEVVERSIAELEYQSEVAEWVNADVVNIHGGGAYGDKESALAQFAENFQRLSKRVRSRLTVENDDTTYTPADLLPLCRKIGIPLVYDAHHHRCLPDELSVEEATEQAIQTWDREPMFHISSPLEGWKGPKPHRHHDFINVRDFPDCWKDRELTVEVEAKAKEQAVLKLMQSLCRSKN; encoded by the coding sequence GTGTCAAAAACAAAATCACAATCATCGATCAAGCTGGGGCTCTGTTGTCAGTTTCTGGAAGAACCGATCAAATTTCGAAATACCACTGTCAAATCCAACAGCCAGATGGAACGGACCGCCGCCCTGGAGAAACTGGCGCGACTCTGTCGGGAAAATGCAGAGGCACTCCAATCGTCGCTGGAATACTGTGCCGAACACAACATCGGCTGCTTTCGCATCAACAGTCAGATTCTGCCCCTGAAAACTCATCCCGAGTGTGGCTACGACATGCAGGACCTGCCCGAGGGGAAGGCAATCGTCAAGCTGTTCAAACAGTGTGGCCAGTACGCCCGCGAACATCATATTCGCACCTGCCTTCATCCCGACCAGTTTGTGGTACTCAACTCCCCGCGCGTGGAAGTCGTTGAACGTTCGATAGCAGAGCTCGAGTATCAGTCCGAAGTGGCAGAATGGGTCAATGCGGATGTGGTCAACATTCATGGAGGGGGTGCCTACGGAGACAAGGAAAGTGCCCTGGCTCAGTTTGCGGAGAACTTCCAGCGTCTCTCGAAACGGGTCCGCAGCCGACTGACTGTGGAAAATGACGACACGACCTACACTCCCGCGGATCTGCTACCGCTCTGTCGAAAGATCGGCATACCGCTGGTCTACGACGCGCATCATCACCGCTGTCTGCCTGATGAGCTCTCTGTTGAAGAGGCTACCGAACAGGCAATCCAGACCTGGGATCGCGAGCCCATGTTTCACATTTCCAGTCCTCTGGAAGGCTGGAAGGGACCGAAACCCCACCGGCACCATGATTTCATCAATGTGCGTGATTTCCCTGATTGCTGGAAAGACCGCGAATTGACCGTCGAAGTCGAAGCCAAAGCGAAGGAACAGGCGGTGCTGAAACTGATGCAGTCACTCTGCAGAAGTAAAAACTGA